TGGCTTACTGTAGATGATAGAAAAGTCATTGATAGTGATGATGCCCTCGAATTCCTTGCCATCTCTCCTTTTACAAGCACAGATTTGAAGGCTGCTTCTCATTTTGTAGAACTTTACCTGAAGATGGTGGAGGATATCAAGGCGAAGGGTGCCATGAAGGTTTTGGAAGAAGAAATCTTATAATTTAGTTTAGCGTTTTTGCGTTAGTGATTAGGTGCTTTCGATGGATTTTGATATCCGTCGGAACACCTAATGATAATTAAATCTCTTATAAAAACCTAGATGAAAATGAAACAATCGATTACACTCAAGAGTACAGGACCTTTCCTGCTCCTGACATTCATATATTTTATCGTGGGATTCCTCACCACTGTCAATGGACAGTGTCAGGGACCTTTGCAGGTAGCTTTCCTTTCAGAAGTAACCGCTACCAGAAATTTCTTGGCGACGCTCATTTCTTTTGCTTTCTTTATGGGATATTTGCTCAATAGTGCAAAAACGGGACGTTTGCTGAATAAGATAGGTTATAAAAAGACGCTTATCCGTTCGATGATGGTCATGGTATTGGCTCTTGCTTTCTATCTTGCATCTGCAATCATAGCAGAATATTGGGGTGGAGCAGGCGTCAGGATTTCACAGGATTTCGTGCCTTTTGGATATTTTGTCTTCCTACTCGGAGCATATCTGATGGGTACTTCTGCAGCGATGCTTCAGGTGGTCATAAATCCTTATATCGTAGCTTATCCTTTGCCGGGAACTCAGCCTGTGCAGCGTATGAATTTTACTTGTGCTGTGAATTCTTTCGGTACAACGATAGCCCCTTTCTTTGTTACGGGAGTGATGTTTGCTGGTGTTTCTTTGGAAAGTGTTTCTGCTGATCAACTAACAATTCCTTTTTTGGTTATGATGCTCGTTATAGCCTTGACTACTTGGACTACTTCAAGAGCCAATCTTCCTGATATAGAAGGTACAAGAGATGTTACTGATGATAAGGAAAATGAAAGAAAAACAGATGCTTCAGTACAGACCTCATCTGCTGTTGAAGAGAAATCAAAGCAACGGAGTATTTGGTCGTTCCGTCATTTGAAATATGGTGTGATTACTATCTTTTTCTATGTGGGAACAGAGGTAGGTATCGGCAATAATATGAATCTTCATGCGATGGATTTGATGGGACAGGGATATGACTTCTCACCAGCCCTTCTTGCTACCCTTTATTGGGGAGGATTCTTGGTTGGAAGAATGGTTTCGGCAGGTTTGAAGAATGTGGCACCTCGTCCCATGCTCCTCTTTGTTTCAGTTGCGGCTATTGTCCTGATGTTAACCTCTATGTTTACAGAGAATCTTTGGTTAATGGCTGCTGTTGGATTATTTCATAGTGTGATGTGGAGTTGTATATTCACCCTTGCTGTTGATGGCTTGAAAGAATATACTTCCAGAGCTTCGGGCGTATTTATGATTGGTGTGTTTGGTGGAGCTGTTTTTCCTGTTCTGCAGGGCTTGTTGGCTGATTATGTAGGTTCATGGCAGTTCACCTGGCTCATTCCACTTTTCTGCGAGTTTGTGATACTGTGGTATGGACTTGTGGGCTATAAACAAGTGGCAGAATGATAAGTGCTTAAAAAATAATTTTTTTTTTCGTGCATTTTATGGTGTGAAATGATGATTTTTTCTTACTTTTGCAAATTAAAAACAAGATAGCATCAATTTACATTATAATTTCAGAAAAAATGGTCATAGATTTTGAAAAGATTGCTGAGGCTCATTTGGAGGGCTTCAAGGGTGGAAAGGGTAAACTCGATACCCGTAATTATGTGGACGATAAGGTGAAGATTATGTATTCTACCTTGCGTCCGGGTGCATCAACTGGTCTTCATACTCATGAGGGCAACTGCGAGATTATCTATGTGGTAAGCGGCACTGCTACTTTCCATTATGACGATACCGTAGAGGAGGTTCGCCAGGGACAGGTGCATTACTGTCCGATGAATCATGCTCATTACATGGAGAATCTCACAGACCATGATCTGGTCTATTTAGCTATCGTACCAGAACATCATTAAAAAAACTACGTTTCTGAAGTTATCTTTCTAAAATTCAGAACGTGTAAAGGGGGGAATGGTAATCATTCTCCCTTTTTTCGTGTTTTTGAAACAATTTTTTTTAAAAGTTATGTCTTGTTTCAGAAATAATTGTTAACTTTGCAACCGCTTAGAAGCATTTAAACAAAATAACGTTATAACAAATTTATGAACTTTACACTATTTATCACCGTTTTGCTGACGGCTGTAACCTTGGTGGTGGCTGCTTATGTCATCGCAAAGTTGATCGGTCCTCGTTCATACAATCCGGTAAAGGGTGAACCTTTTGAGTGTGGTATTCCGACACGTGGCAGCTCCTGGTTGCCATCACACATCGGCTACTATCTCTTCGCCATCCTTTTCCTGATGTTTGATATTGAGACTGTAATGCTTTACCCATGGGCAGTCGTAGTTAAGCAGTTTGGATCTATGGCTCTCGTGAGCATCGGGTTCTTCCTGTTGGTATTAGTATTAGGCCTGGCTTATGCTTGGCGGAAAGGAGCATTGGAATGGAAGTAAACAAAAGAGCCTCTATCAAGAGTATTCCTTACGACGAGTTTAAGGACAATGACACCCTCGAGAAAATCGCACAAGAGCTGAATGAGGGTGGTGCTAATGTGGTAGTTGGTTCTCTCGATGCCGCCATCAACTGGGGACGCAGTAACTCACTCTGGTCATTGACATTCGGTACCTCTTGCTGTGGTATCGAGTTTATGGCTGTAGGTTGTGCTCGTTATGACTTCTCCCGTTTCGGTTTCGAGGTAA
This is a stretch of genomic DNA from Segatella hominis. It encodes these proteins:
- a CDS encoding cupin domain-containing protein — protein: MVIDFEKIAEAHLEGFKGGKGKLDTRNYVDDKVKIMYSTLRPGASTGLHTHEGNCEIIYVVSGTATFHYDDTVEEVRQGQVHYCPMNHAHYMENLTDHDLVYLAIVPEHH
- a CDS encoding NADH-quinone oxidoreductase subunit A, with the translated sequence MNFTLFITVLLTAVTLVVAAYVIAKLIGPRSYNPVKGEPFECGIPTRGSSWLPSHIGYYLFAILFLMFDIETVMLYPWAVVVKQFGSMALVSIGFFLLVLVLGLAYAWRKGALEWK
- a CDS encoding MFS transporter, encoding MKQSITLKSTGPFLLLTFIYFIVGFLTTVNGQCQGPLQVAFLSEVTATRNFLATLISFAFFMGYLLNSAKTGRLLNKIGYKKTLIRSMMVMVLALAFYLASAIIAEYWGGAGVRISQDFVPFGYFVFLLGAYLMGTSAAMLQVVINPYIVAYPLPGTQPVQRMNFTCAVNSFGTTIAPFFVTGVMFAGVSLESVSADQLTIPFLVMMLVIALTTWTTSRANLPDIEGTRDVTDDKENERKTDASVQTSSAVEEKSKQRSIWSFRHLKYGVITIFFYVGTEVGIGNNMNLHAMDLMGQGYDFSPALLATLYWGGFLVGRMVSAGLKNVAPRPMLLFVSVAAIVLMLTSMFTENLWLMAAVGLFHSVMWSCIFTLAVDGLKEYTSRASGVFMIGVFGGAVFPVLQGLLADYVGSWQFTWLIPLFCEFVILWYGLVGYKQVAE